From Deltaproteobacteria bacterium, one genomic window encodes:
- a CDS encoding HD domain-containing protein encodes MKIPRSIANLFGHPSGQEKPGGEVPPRRSRILYQFLLVTLAVSVIPLLAASYKLMKINRTFLEDELLALHSQVAHSSAGEISTAMSTILGDMALVAKGQGGDSPLSRNERERAMIFYLDQFPEIIRLTQYSSDGRELARVFRVGRSKVPPIDENLKKKAIEESIAGKTFVSDPVVPPKQQVPVIIVGDPIYGRDGVIHSMLLGEITLQRVQEIVEGINIRRQGNAYVVDRRGILIAHQDRERVAKAEDMSSVEIVGKYLLTGVSAGTIPFRNKMGEDMVGSYANVKGLGWGVVVQEPRRDAYITLRQMTFQTLLWAIVAIFAAVIASTLLAIRLARPIGVLAGGALSLARGNFHERVKVSSKNELGQLAHSFNYMASQVELHDKNLRELFISTTKALAAAIDAKDPYTRGHSQRVAQISLELAKEMGLSPSEQQKVNIAALLHDVGKIGIEDGILKKPTKLTGEEYGIIQQHPRWGAMIMGHIRQLKDVIPGIKYHHERLDGTGYPEKLSGAQIPLLAKIIAVADTFDAMTSDRLYQKAMDTQFVVDRLIEWQGTRYDPAVVDAMIRVYPRIINT; translated from the coding sequence TTGAAGATTCCCCGATCCATTGCAAACCTGTTTGGCCATCCCTCGGGCCAGGAAAAGCCCGGGGGGGAAGTCCCGCCCAGACGTAGCCGTATCCTCTACCAGTTTCTTCTGGTGACGCTTGCCGTTTCAGTTATTCCTCTCCTGGCGGCTTCTTACAAGCTGATGAAAATCAACAGGACATTCCTTGAGGATGAGCTTCTGGCTCTTCACTCACAGGTGGCGCACTCCTCGGCGGGGGAGATCTCGACGGCCATGTCCACCATTCTTGGTGACATGGCCCTGGTCGCCAAGGGTCAGGGCGGAGACAGCCCCCTTAGCCGGAACGAGAGGGAACGCGCCATGATCTTCTACCTCGACCAGTTTCCGGAAATCATCCGACTTACCCAGTATTCGTCCGACGGCAGAGAACTGGCCCGGGTTTTCCGGGTCGGGCGCTCCAAAGTGCCCCCAATTGACGAGAACTTAAAAAAGAAAGCGATTGAAGAGTCCATAGCTGGAAAAACTTTTGTCAGTGACCCGGTGGTGCCGCCTAAACAGCAGGTCCCGGTAATCATCGTTGGAGACCCCATTTACGGACGGGATGGGGTGATCCACTCCATGCTTCTTGGGGAGATTACCCTGCAAAGGGTTCAGGAGATCGTGGAGGGGATCAATATCCGCCGCCAGGGGAATGCTTACGTTGTGGACCGCAGGGGCATCCTCATTGCCCATCAGGACCGTGAGAGGGTAGCCAAAGCCGAGGACATGAGCTCGGTTGAGATCGTGGGAAAATACCTGCTCACAGGTGTCAGCGCGGGAACCATACCATTCAGAAACAAGATGGGCGAAGACATGGTTGGTTCCTACGCCAACGTGAAGGGACTGGGTTGGGGAGTGGTTGTCCAGGAACCTCGCCGGGATGCCTACATCACTTTGCGGCAAATGACATTTCAGACCCTGCTCTGGGCCATCGTCGCTATCTTTGCAGCGGTGATAGCCAGTACCCTGCTTGCCATCCGGCTGGCCAGACCCATCGGGGTTCTTGCCGGGGGAGCACTGTCCCTGGCCAGGGGAAACTTTCACGAGCGGGTAAAGGTATCATCGAAGAACGAACTGGGTCAGCTTGCCCACTCCTTTAACTACATGGCATCCCAAGTGGAGCTTCATGACAAGAACCTCAGGGAGCTTTTCATCAGCACCACAAAGGCTCTCGCGGCCGCCATCGATGCCAAGGATCCCTACACAAGGGGACATTCCCAGAGGGTTGCGCAGATCAGCCTTGAACTCGCCAAGGAGATGGGGCTGTCTCCATCCGAGCAGCAGAAGGTTAATATCGCCGCTCTGCTGCACGATGTCGGGAAAATCGGTATTGAGGATGGTATTCTGAAAAAACCCACCAAGCTGACCGGGGAAGAGTACGGAATCATCCAGCAGCATCCCCGCTGGGGAGCAATGATCATGGGACATATCCGACAACTCAAGGATGTTATCCCCGGCATCAAGTATCATCACGAGCGCTTGGACGGCACCGGTTATCCAGAGAAGCTGAGCGGGGCACAGATACCTCTCCTCGCCAAGATCATCGCCGTGGCCGACACTTTCGATGCCATGACCAGTGATCGCCTGTACCAGAAGGCCATGGACACCCAGTTCGTTGTGGACAGGCTGATCGAATGGCAGGGCACCCGTTATGACCCCGCTGTGGTGGACGCGATGATCAGGGTCTATCCCAGGATTATCAATACCTGA
- a CDS encoding TldD/PmbA family protein: protein MDPALLWEILKILLSSGGELADIYFEDTTSRVLEAEGREMERVSSGRERGAGLRVVRNGVTRFAATVDLSPEALRELARYLASGPDGGEAVSVPDPSRRTPGRLAMLEDPSSLPLEAKGRMVLTALHTARDFDRRIVQAKSIYRESVSRVVVANSLGVLAEDTRSHGIFMVQVVASDGQHLQVGYEPRGGIGGFEVFRELDPEEISLVAAGRAISSLEASEAPSGRMMVVLSSEAGGTMVHEAVGHGLEADLSGQGLSVYSDMLGQQVACPLITVVDDPTIPGRRGSYNIDDEGVPGGRKVLVEDGVLKAYMNDLSTALRDGVPPTGNGRRESYRHWPIPRMSNTIILPGKDDPEAIVRSVDRGLFVKKMGGGQVNTVTGDFVFEVSEGYLIENGMVADPVRGATLAGNGPEVLKSVDMVGSDLGYGLGTCGKEGQGVPVGDAQPTLRIPDIVVGGRDSGGSAD from the coding sequence ATGGATCCGGCTTTGCTCTGGGAAATACTGAAGATACTCCTTTCATCAGGCGGGGAACTGGCCGATATCTACTTCGAGGACACGACCTCAAGAGTGCTGGAGGCTGAAGGCCGGGAGATGGAACGGGTTTCCTCGGGAAGGGAGAGGGGAGCCGGGCTTCGAGTCGTTCGCAATGGAGTAACCCGATTTGCCGCTACTGTGGATCTTTCTCCCGAAGCCCTCCGGGAGTTGGCTCGGTATCTGGCCTCCGGACCGGACGGGGGTGAGGCGGTTTCGGTCCCCGATCCGTCGAGACGTACCCCTGGCCGCCTCGCCATGCTGGAGGATCCATCCTCTCTTCCACTGGAAGCAAAAGGGAGGATGGTCCTCACCGCCCTCCATACGGCTCGGGATTTTGACAGGCGCATCGTCCAGGCCAAGTCGATCTACCGCGAGAGCGTGAGCCGTGTCGTTGTCGCCAATTCCCTTGGCGTACTCGCTGAGGATACCCGTTCCCACGGGATCTTCATGGTTCAGGTTGTGGCCTCGGATGGTCAGCATCTCCAGGTGGGATATGAGCCCAGAGGAGGAATCGGCGGGTTCGAGGTGTTCCGGGAACTGGATCCGGAGGAGATCTCGCTGGTGGCAGCTGGCAGGGCGATTTCCAGCCTTGAGGCATCCGAGGCGCCATCGGGCAGAATGATGGTCGTCCTTTCCTCCGAGGCGGGCGGGACAATGGTTCACGAGGCCGTCGGCCATGGACTGGAGGCCGACCTGAGTGGCCAGGGACTGTCCGTCTACTCCGACATGCTTGGTCAGCAGGTTGCCTGTCCGCTCATCACGGTGGTGGACGATCCCACCATCCCGGGTCGGCGAGGTTCGTACAACATTGACGATGAAGGGGTGCCGGGAGGGCGGAAAGTACTGGTGGAGGATGGTGTTCTGAAAGCCTATATGAATGATCTGTCAACCGCCCTTCGCGACGGGGTTCCTCCTACCGGCAATGGGCGTCGTGAGTCCTACCGCCACTGGCCCATCCCGAGGATGTCCAACACGATTATCCTCCCCGGGAAAGACGACCCTGAAGCCATTGTCCGATCGGTCGATCGGGGGCTGTTTGTAAAAAAAATGGGGGGCGGGCAGGTAAACACTGTGACGGGTGACTTCGTCTTCGAGGTGAGTGAGGGATACCTTATTGAGAATGGAATGGTAGCCGACCCGGTGCGCGGCGCCACCCTTGCGGGAAACGGCCCGGAGGTGTTAAAGAGTGTGGACATGGTTGGAAGTGATCTCGGGTATGGGCTTGGAACCTGTGGCAAGGAAGGACAGGGAGTGCCGGTGGGCGACGCACAGCCCACGCTAAGAATACCGGATATTGTTGTAGGTGGAAGGGACTCCGGAGGTAGCGCCGATTGA
- a CDS encoding DDE-type integrase/transposase/recombinase, giving the protein MSMDLKYERRLAVRRYLNGEKPSSICTSLGKSRFWLYKWVNRFDPNDPTWCESHSTRPVTNPNWTSREIEEIIKMIRLELYNSNDRLFYGAQAILWEMEDLDVTPLPSERTINRVLARNDLTHKRTGPYEPKGTPYPKLPGDKPNQTHQADLVGPRYLKGPIRFYSHNAVDLATGRCGVEPIAGKDSQSIVNGLWGIWNRVGIPENLQIDNEVSFYGSRKHPRGMGSLIRLCLHNGVEPWFIPQAEPWRNGVVEWFNDHYEQKFLRKVTMTSWEELNKGSLAFENRHNNRHRYSKLEGKTPLKALVASGATLVFPKKEKPPVHPLPKPEAGCYHLVRLIRSPLQIDIFGETFQVPPELEYEYVVATIDVKEQRLKLVHDNVQFDEFDYYKLR; this is encoded by the coding sequence ATGAGCATGGATCTGAAGTACGAGAGGCGGTTGGCCGTTCGCAGATATCTGAACGGCGAAAAGCCCAGCTCTATTTGCACATCACTTGGAAAGTCTCGATTCTGGCTCTACAAGTGGGTCAACCGGTTTGATCCGAATGATCCGACCTGGTGTGAGAGCCATTCAACCCGTCCTGTCACCAACCCCAATTGGACTTCCAGGGAGATAGAAGAGATCATTAAAATGATTCGTCTCGAGTTATACAATAGCAATGACCGGCTTTTCTATGGTGCCCAGGCCATCCTGTGGGAGATGGAAGATCTTGATGTGACTCCCCTGCCTTCCGAGAGGACGATCAATCGGGTCCTGGCCCGGAACGATCTGACACATAAGCGCACAGGTCCATATGAGCCCAAGGGGACACCTTATCCAAAACTACCGGGTGACAAACCCAACCAGACCCATCAGGCCGATCTCGTCGGACCACGTTATTTGAAGGGGCCGATCCGCTTTTACAGTCATAACGCTGTCGATCTTGCCACGGGCCGATGTGGTGTTGAACCGATTGCCGGCAAGGATTCCCAAAGCATTGTCAATGGCTTATGGGGCATATGGAATCGCGTTGGCATACCAGAGAACCTCCAGATCGATAACGAGGTGTCCTTCTACGGCAGCCGAAAGCATCCGCGCGGAATGGGCTCATTGATCCGGCTGTGCCTGCACAACGGTGTTGAGCCCTGGTTCATCCCCCAAGCAGAGCCATGGAGGAACGGTGTGGTCGAATGGTTCAACGACCATTATGAACAGAAGTTCCTTCGCAAGGTTACCATGACCAGTTGGGAGGAGCTAAATAAAGGCTCCCTTGCCTTCGAGAACAGGCACAACAACCGACACCGTTACAGCAAGCTGGAAGGTAAAACCCCATTGAAGGCTTTGGTCGCCAGCGGGGCAACGCTGGTCTTTCCCAAGAAAGAAAAACCTCCTGTTCACCCACTCCCAAAACCGGAGGCAGGCTGTTATCATCTGGTCCGCCTGATCAGGAGCCCGCTTCAGATCGACATCTTCGGGGAGACCTTCCAGGTTCCGCCGGAGCTGGAATACGAGTACGTGGTGGCTACTATCGATGTCAAAGAACAAAGATTAAAACTCGTTCACGATAATGTTCAGTTCGACGAATTTGACTACTACAAGTTACGATAA
- the mltG gene encoding endolytic transglycosylase MltG — protein sequence MRIGRKRRKRGYIPVLLFIGVLIAALVFARLFLAWNTPAEDPGRDVAIEIPSGATLISAAEKLHDEGVIRSIRSFVLLGKIKGLTGKVQAGELKFRTDMTPVEALNVLSRGKAVAYSVTIPEGFTVRQIAALLDSKGLVNEQRFLSLAEDPAFSRSLGVPADRLEGFLFPDTYFWPKGMPEEEILAKMVARYRSVFDDSMKKRAAEMGMTELETVTLASIVERETGVDRERPMVSAVFHNRLKRGYRLQTDPTVIYGLGADFDGNLTKKELRKDTPYNTYTRKGLPPGPIANPGEAALKAALYPADAPYLYFVAKGDGSHVFSRNLVEHNRAVKRYQLKDKMR from the coding sequence TTGAGGATCGGCCGAAAACGGCGGAAGAGGGGGTACATTCCTGTTCTCCTTTTCATTGGGGTCCTGATTGCGGCCCTGGTATTCGCGCGCCTGTTTCTGGCCTGGAATACACCGGCCGAGGATCCGGGCAGGGATGTGGCAATCGAGATTCCGAGCGGCGCAACATTGATATCGGCCGCTGAAAAACTTCATGACGAGGGGGTTATCCGTTCCATCAGGTCATTTGTATTGCTGGGAAAGATCAAAGGCTTAACCGGAAAGGTGCAAGCCGGGGAGCTTAAATTCCGGACGGACATGACCCCGGTTGAGGCGCTGAATGTCCTTTCCAGGGGAAAGGCCGTTGCCTATTCGGTCACCATTCCCGAGGGGTTTACGGTCCGGCAGATAGCAGCGCTGCTGGATTCGAAAGGCCTCGTGAATGAACAGCGTTTCCTCTCTCTCGCGGAGGACCCGGCATTTTCGCGGTCGTTGGGCGTTCCCGCCGACAGGCTGGAGGGGTTCCTGTTCCCTGACACCTATTTCTGGCCCAAAGGGATGCCGGAGGAGGAAATCCTGGCCAAGATGGTTGCCCGGTACCGGAGTGTGTTCGATGACAGTATGAAAAAACGGGCGGCCGAAATGGGTATGACCGAATTGGAGACCGTTACCCTGGCATCCATTGTGGAGAGGGAGACGGGCGTGGATAGGGAAAGGCCCATGGTATCGGCCGTCTTCCACAACCGTCTGAAAAGGGGATATCGTCTTCAGACTGATCCCACGGTGATCTATGGGCTCGGCGCGGATTTTGACGGGAACCTGACAAAGAAGGAGTTGAGGAAAGATACTCCCTACAACACCTATACTCGAAAGGGGCTGCCCCCGGGACCCATCGCCAATCCAGGTGAAGCAGCCCTGAAGGCTGCGCTCTATCCGGCGGACGCGCCATATCTGTATTTCGTTGCCAAAGGAGACGGTTCCCACGTTTTCAGCAGAAACCTGGTGGAGCACAACAGGGCCGTCAAGCGGTACCAGCTTAAGGATAAAATGCGATGA
- the ruvX gene encoding Holliday junction resolvase RuvX has translation MARILGIDWGERRVGIALSDESHTIASPHSVLVRSPSINKDLGRIFGLVNEHDVERVVVGIPIRMDGTQGPSADKVVEIVEKLRNLLDVPVVTWDERLSTAEAQKVLIGGDVSRRKRKDVVDRVAAALILQTYLDSGSWREN, from the coding sequence ATGGCCCGGATTCTGGGGATCGACTGGGGCGAGAGGCGGGTCGGGATCGCCCTCAGTGATGAGAGCCATACCATCGCCTCGCCTCACTCCGTCCTTGTTCGGTCTCCTTCGATAAATAAGGACCTGGGCAGGATTTTCGGTCTGGTAAATGAGCATGATGTTGAACGCGTGGTCGTTGGGATTCCAATTAGAATGGATGGAACCCAGGGGCCGTCTGCCGACAAGGTTGTGGAGATCGTGGAAAAACTTCGGAACCTGCTGGATGTCCCGGTTGTCACATGGGACGAGAGGTTGAGTACCGCAGAGGCACAGAAAGTGCTCATAGGTGGGGATGTATCCAGGAGGAAGAGAAAAGATGTGGTTGACAGGGTCGCCGCGGCTCTCATCCTGCAGACCTACCTCGACAGCGGTTCGTGGAGAGAAAATTGA